A window from Planktothrix sp. FACHB-1365 encodes these proteins:
- the hisS gene encoding histidine--tRNA ligase: protein MELIKALRGTRDILPDEIGYWQWVESVARDILLQANYQEIRTPIFEQTALFERGIGEATDVVGKEMYTFVDRGERSITLRPEGTAGVVRSFIENKLHATGGVQRLWYTGPMFRYERPQAGRQRQFHQIGVEVLGSRDARADVEVIAIATNILQKLGLKNLNLNLNSVGNSTDRQAYRQALVNYLTQYKDELDPDSQDRLSRNPLRILDSKDQRTQEIVQDAPSILEYLGEDSRAHFEQVQQLLTALEIPYSLNPRLVRGLDYYTHTAFEIISDDLGAQATVCGGGRYDGLVQELGGPETHAVGWAIGLERLVILLQQLNTLSSSSLDFYVVSRGNLAESQGLILAQKLRQQGFSVELDLSGSAFGKQFKRADRSGAVACLVLGDAEAEQQTIKLKWLKTGEEITINQSDLFDKIDQFREQIQALKTP, encoded by the coding sequence ATGGAACTGATCAAAGCATTACGAGGAACACGGGATATCCTGCCTGATGAAATTGGATACTGGCAATGGGTGGAGTCTGTTGCCAGGGATATTTTATTGCAGGCAAATTATCAAGAAATTCGCACCCCAATTTTTGAACAAACGGCTTTATTTGAACGGGGAATTGGGGAAGCGACGGATGTTGTCGGCAAAGAAATGTATACGTTTGTTGACCGGGGTGAACGTTCAATTACCCTGCGGCCAGAGGGAACGGCCGGAGTCGTTCGGAGTTTTATTGAAAATAAGCTTCACGCCACGGGAGGAGTGCAACGGTTATGGTATACCGGGCCGATGTTTCGTTATGAACGACCCCAAGCCGGACGTCAACGACAGTTTCATCAAATTGGGGTTGAGGTGTTAGGAAGTCGGGATGCAAGGGCTGATGTTGAAGTGATTGCGATCGCAACTAATATATTACAAAAGTTAGGATTAAAAAATTTAAACCTCAACTTAAATTCTGTGGGAAATTCAACCGATCGTCAAGCGTATCGTCAAGCATTAGTCAATTATTTAACCCAATATAAAGACGAATTAGATCCAGATTCTCAAGATCGTTTATCTCGAAATCCGTTAAGAATTTTAGATAGTAAAGATCAACGGACGCAGGAAATTGTTCAAGATGCTCCGAGTATTTTAGAGTATTTAGGAGAAGATTCTCGCGCTCATTTTGAACAAGTTCAACAGTTATTAACGGCGTTAGAAATTCCCTACAGTTTGAACCCTCGATTAGTGCGAGGATTAGATTATTATACCCATACGGCTTTTGAGATTATTTCTGATGATTTAGGAGCCCAAGCGACGGTTTGTGGCGGCGGTCGTTATGATGGTTTAGTTCAAGAATTAGGGGGCCCAGAAACCCATGCTGTGGGTTGGGCAATTGGGTTAGAACGGTTAGTGATTCTATTACAACAGTTAAATACTCTTTCTAGTTCTAGCTTGGATTTTTATGTTGTTTCTAGGGGCAATTTAGCCGAATCTCAAGGGTTAATTTTAGCTCAAAAATTGCGTCAACAAGGCTTCAGTGTGGAGTTAGATTTAAGTGGAAGTGCCTTTGGTAAACAATTTAAACGGGCAGATCGCAGTGGTGCTGTGGCTTGTTTAGTATTAGGAGATGCAGAGGCGGAACAGCAAACAATTAAGTTAAAATGGTTAAAAACAGGGGAAGAAATCACGATAAATCAATCGGATTTATTCGATAAAATTGATCAATTTCGTGAACAAATTCAAGCCCTAAAAACTCCTTAA
- a CDS encoding LuxR C-terminal-related transcriptional regulator → MTQSDSRTPVSLSERELQVVELVASGLTNQEIAEKLEISKRTVDNHISNILTKTATDNRVALVRWALQWGKVCLDDINCCALPLMTTKDETEVAISSSVE, encoded by the coding sequence ATGACGCAAAGCGATTCTCGAACTCCTGTTTCACTCTCAGAACGAGAACTGCAAGTTGTGGAGTTAGTTGCGAGTGGATTAACAAATCAAGAAATTGCGGAGAAACTAGAAATTAGTAAACGCACAGTTGATAATCATATCAGTAACATTCTCACAAAAACGGCAACGGATAACCGAGTAGCTTTAGTTCGTTGGGCGTTGCAATGGGGGAAGGTTTGTCTGGATGACATTAACTGTTGTGCTCTACCGCTAATGACCACTAAAGATGAAACAGAGGTCGCCATATCTTCCTCGGTAGAATAG
- a CDS encoding DUF4926 domain-containing protein, which yields MNEIQEYDLVALTEDAIATHKVNHQQILLRRGQMGTVLMSFDQKAFLIDFTDQEGNTFAMETIEAVKLLRLINEPELVYNS from the coding sequence ATGAACGAAATTCAAGAATACGATTTGGTTGCTCTAACCGAAGATGCGATCGCTACCCACAAAGTCAACCATCAGCAAATTCTACTCCGTCGAGGGCAAATGGGAACAGTTTTGATGTCTTTTGATCAAAAAGCATTTTTAATTGACTTTACAGATCAAGAAGGCAATACTTTTGCAATGGAAACTATTGAAGCTGTTAAACTTTTACGCCTTATTAATGAACCCGAATTAGTATACAATAGTTAA
- a CDS encoding creatininase family protein, which produces MLHNFIPPERFFPYLTWTEIESMADKSNVVILQPLGAIEQHGPHLPLIVDAAIATAVTGQALAQLNDNIPAYALPTIYYGKSNEHWHFPGTITLSSQTLTALLMELGESIYRAGFRKLAFINAHGGQPQILEMVARDLHQQYEDFSVFPLFVWRVANVAGELLTSKELELGIHAGDAETSLMLSLLPEQVKMEKAVCEYPQGLPENSLLSMEGNLAFAWVIKDLTQSGVLGDATVATKEKGDRILASLVNSWVKVIEDLYKFKPPQRFRD; this is translated from the coding sequence ATGCTCCACAATTTTATCCCCCCAGAACGGTTTTTTCCCTATTTAACCTGGACAGAAATTGAATCAATGGCTGATAAAAGTAATGTGGTTATTTTACAACCCCTGGGAGCCATTGAACAACATGGCCCCCATTTACCGTTAATTGTTGATGCTGCGATCGCAACGGCCGTAACAGGTCAAGCTTTAGCCCAACTTAATGATAACATTCCGGCTTATGCTTTGCCAACAATTTATTATGGAAAATCTAACGAACATTGGCATTTCCCCGGAACAATAACGTTAAGTTCCCAAACCTTAACGGCGCTATTAATGGAATTAGGCGAAAGCATTTATCGGGCGGGATTTAGAAAATTAGCTTTTATTAATGCTCATGGCGGACAACCCCAAATATTAGAGATGGTAGCGCGAGATTTACATCAACAATATGAAGATTTTTCTGTATTTCCTTTATTTGTTTGGCGGGTTGCTAACGTTGCTGGGGAATTATTAACCTCAAAAGAATTAGAGTTAGGAATTCATGCGGGAGATGCTGAAACCAGTTTAATGTTATCTTTACTGCCAGAACAAGTTAAAATGGAGAAAGCGGTTTGTGAATATCCCCAAGGTTTACCGGAAAATAGTTTATTAAGTATGGAAGGAAACTTAGCTTTTGCTTGGGTAATAAAAGATTTAACCCAAAGTGGGGTTTTAGGGGATGCAACGGTAGCAACGAAGGAAAAAGGCGATCGCATTTTAGCTTCTTTAGTTAACAGTTGGGTAAAAGTTATTGAGGATTTATATAAATTTAAACCACCCCAAAGGTTTAGGGATTAA
- a CDS encoding DUF561 domain-containing protein, producing MMNSSLQRAFNQGNALKVISGLTNFNVGRVASVVKAATQGGATFVDIAADPSLVQIVRQLTSLPICVSAVEPEKFLPCVEAGADLIEIGNFDAFYAQGRRFEAAEVLQLTHETRALLPHITLSVTVPHILELDQQVELALELVKAGANIIQTEGGTSSSPVHGGTLGLIEKAAPTLAAASEISRAVSVPVLCASGISNVTAPMAIAAGAAGVGVGSAINRLDNEVAMVAVVRSLVEALATVQANRVYA from the coding sequence ATGATGAATTCATCCTTACAACGAGCATTCAACCAAGGTAACGCCCTGAAAGTAATTAGCGGTTTAACCAATTTTAACGTCGGACGGGTCGCCTCTGTGGTGAAAGCAGCTACTCAAGGCGGCGCAACCTTTGTGGATATTGCAGCCGATCCTAGCTTAGTGCAAATCGTCCGTCAATTAACTTCTCTCCCCATCTGTGTTTCTGCGGTTGAACCTGAAAAATTTCTCCCTTGCGTCGAAGCGGGTGCAGACTTAATTGAAATTGGTAACTTTGATGCGTTCTATGCTCAAGGACGCCGTTTTGAAGCCGCAGAAGTTCTGCAACTGACCCATGAAACTCGCGCGTTATTGCCGCATATTACCCTGTCGGTCACCGTTCCCCATATCCTCGAACTCGACCAACAAGTTGAACTCGCCCTCGAACTCGTGAAAGCGGGTGCAAATATCATCCAAACCGAAGGCGGAACCAGTTCTTCCCCGGTTCATGGTGGCACATTAGGACTCATTGAAAAAGCAGCCCCCACTTTAGCCGCCGCCTCAGAAATTTCTCGCGCCGTTTCGGTTCCGGTGTTATGCGCGTCTGGTATTTCTAATGTTACAGCACCGATGGCCATTGCTGCGGGTGCTGCGGGTGTTGGCGTGGGTTCGGCTATTAACCGCCTTGATAATGAAGTGGCGATGGTAGCGGTCGTTCGGAGTTTAGTTGAAGCCTTAGCAACGGTTCAAGCTAACCGAGTTTACGCTTAA
- a CDS encoding calcium-binding protein, producing MSKLYQNKNKKKLQPPGEDLKPLQIDETIVSGLVNKQREHFKEELLNSMTNLIEQMESMGFLNVSSLFEDDDFDVEEFEAKMEKILGTDDLEVTRKTLNRYLKYLKSQIKLPCYLTGTEEFLWEEEYLYGSGSSSEYEKLKKTNPSYTDIFVLGQFQEKTDEMEGIIVDVKRVSDNRKFTIPLAELKVSDEDSPNYSLIEDYLTWFVNYL from the coding sequence ATGTCTAAACTGTATCAAAACAAAAACAAAAAGAAATTACAACCCCCAGGAGAGGATTTAAAACCCCTGCAAATTGATGAAACAATTGTATCGGGTTTAGTTAATAAGCAAAGAGAGCATTTTAAAGAAGAGTTACTCAATTCTATGACCAATCTCATTGAACAAATGGAATCAATGGGATTTTTAAATGTTTCCAGTTTGTTTGAAGATGATGATTTTGATGTTGAAGAATTTGAGGCGAAAATGGAAAAAATTCTAGGAACTGATGACCTAGAAGTAACTCGTAAAACGTTAAATCGATATCTGAAATATTTAAAATCTCAGATTAAATTACCTTGTTATTTAACAGGAACAGAGGAATTTCTTTGGGAAGAAGAATATCTTTATGGTTCAGGGAGTTCTAGTGAGTATGAAAAATTGAAAAAAACAAATCCTTCTTACACGGATATTTTTGTGTTAGGACAATTTCAAGAAAAAACTGATGAAATGGAAGGAATTATTGTTGATGTTAAACGAGTCAGCGATAATCGAAAATTCACAATTCCTTTAGCAGAATTAAAAGTATCCGATGAAGATTCTCCCAATTACAGTTTGATTGAAGATTATTTAACTTGGTTTGTCAATTATTTATAA